The Lycium ferocissimum isolate CSIRO_LF1 chromosome 8, AGI_CSIRO_Lferr_CH_V1, whole genome shotgun sequence DNA segment TACGAAGATTTGGGAAATGACTACTTCGATTCTGGTGAGCTTTTTTGTGCTTGCGGTTACGATAGGGACATGAGACCTACTATGGTTGAAGTTTTGGATACTCTAAAGGAGATTCGAGGCACTAGTGAATTTGACAATGAGAAGAGAGCTGAGTATGAGAAGAGAGCTGAGTCTAATCTCAATATCAGTGAAACTAAAATAGTAGCAGCTCCTTCTCCAAATTCTGTGACTGATAAATGGATGACTTGCTCTGATATAACTAGTACAAAGTAGTTAAAGTTCTATACCCTCTTTCTTTGTTATTGATGTAAATTTTGAGAGACTATGTATGTACTCTTTTGTGAGAAGTTTCTTATGCATCTATGAGTGGAAGTGATTCAATTTTTAGTTCCATTGTACAATTCAAGTTATAAACACTTGCAGTGTGAAGGAATTCTACTCCATCTGTGTAATTTAACATATACTAGTCTTTGGGAACGTTTTGTCCCCTATTACTATATAAAATTTGTACAAGCCTATTTTTCATGTTGATACTTATTTATCTCATAATATATTTGTAAATTTGATAGACCTTGTATTGATTAATGTGTTCATATGTAGCGCGTGTAAATCAATGGAGTATAATTTAGTAGtactataatattttttttaatgcattTGGCTCATAAAATAAATGGAaaaggtccaaatatacccctgtactatcggaaaagggccaaatatacccttcgttatactttgggtccaaatatacccctgttgTTATACAATtagtttaaatatacccctcctccaTTAAGTTTGTCCAATGTGGACATACAATCTTACGTGgcaatgacatttgatgagatAGGTGccacatggcatgccacctcagcgCCTCCTAACCCATTTTGCCTCtcccttctatttttttcttccaccactaaattATTCTTTCCCTCAACCACCATTGCCCCCATCGACAAATTTAAATGAGGAGACTTCGGAAATTACTGAAGACCTAGAATATAAACTTAGGGTGACTTCGGAAATTACTAAAGACCTAGAATATAAACTTAGGGTGTACAACACCATGTTAAGATAATATTGTTTCAATGAAGGGTGGGACTTTGaattcaagaaatgaattaaaattacTCTCTTCCTCTAGGATTTCTTGAGCTAGATTTACTCATCTTGCATTACGCCACTTCTTTCTGGTTATATGACCATTCGATATGGAATGAATTTTTCTATCATCGAGTCTTATGCTGTCTGAACTGTGATGAAATATGTCTAGCAAACATAGATCTTGTTCATGTGTTATTTATGGATGAACATGGCGTGCCAGGTTCTTATCTGAAAATCCTTCTCAGATGGTCCAACCTTATATTGCGTGGATCTCCATTTGTCTTGACATACAAACATTGTGTGATAAGTGTGGAGGTACTTCGTGCAGATTCTTCAAAATTCACTGAAAAAGGTGACATATCAATACCAGATACTTCCGTGGGTTTTCATTCTGGGTCTTCAATAATTTTCGAAGTCGACCCATTTAAATTTGTCAATAGTGGCAATGGTGGTGGAGTGGAAGAAAAATTTAGTGGCGGAAGGAGAAAATAGGGGAGAGAGGCAAAATGGGTTAGGAGGCGCTGAGGTGTATGCCACGTGGCACCCACCTTATCAAATATCATTGCCACGTTAGATTAGATGTCCATTTCGACAAACTTAacggaggaggggtatattctgaaccaatagtataacggcaagtatatttggacccaaagtataacgtaTGCAGACATATTTACCGTTTTTTCAGTACGAGGGTATATTTGGCCATTTTCcgtaaaataaatttaaatgagAAAAATTTGAGTTTCTGAGAATGATGAAAGTTGATCTTGTTTAGCTATCTCAATAAAGAAATAAACTCCCATCTCACAGtaatttctttatattattatttttaatatatgttTTTGTGATTGGTTTAGAAGCATCCCAGTATAATGTATTGACCTATATTCGCATTACTAGTAATAATATTTTTGTCCTTATATTACCTTTACACTTGTTTTAAAAATCACAATAAAAGGTATCATCGCTAGCGCCTTCATAGTATAGATAAgatgaaataatatttttacatgaTGAGCTTCACACATATCCTAGAGAAGAGTCTCACCTGACAACTTTCTTCACATGTTTTTCAACATTGTAGAacttgcttttaattttttttataagtgaATTTAACAAAGAAACTTAATTAGAGGGAAAAAATTAGTCATATTGCTTTCACGAATTAAAAGAATCGGGAGTAAGTTTACTAATTACCTGTACCAAATAAACCAAAAAGGCAGTGAAACCTATCGTAGTAAATTCTTTTTGAATCAACAGTTCCAATTTTTGTGAGAAAAACAGCGTCCTGGCTCCATCCAACACATGTTCAAGCGTACATACAAAGAATTTCCATTTCACAATCTACCCATATCTTCTCTATCAAAGTATAGAGTTACGAAAGGGGAAACTTTTGGCAGATAATTCAAAAGACTATCACCAAAAGCCTATCAAAACATAAATATAATTGCAACTAACAAACTTATTATAGTAGAATATACTAACCCAGAAAATGAAGGGCGAATATAcccaaaaaaggaaattttcagCAAGAGAACTGTAGCAAgtattaataaaaaatcatataaaacaCAAATAATATTACAACCCAGCCAAAAAGAAGTATCATCagataaaccaaaaaaaataagaacattAATACAGAAATTGTCGGTACAGCTCAAGTAAAGAATCATTAGCGCCCAAATAACCataatactactccctccgttcacttttacttgcccaggatttcaaaaatagattcacttttacttgtcacttttagcatatcaagataagaaaatttattgtttcctgtcttacccatagtattaattactcacttcaaatcattttttaaatccaataaaaatatgcaccaattaatatgggtacattAGTAAATtatacacttcatttattatttcttaaatagcgtgaaaagtctaaagtggataagtaaaagtgaacagagggaATATATGTTTTTGCCCCAACGTTCCCATGACGAAGCCTCATCCTCAAAGTTGTTTAGGTCATGAGTATATATTCTTGAATTCAAAATCCAATTGTATTCTGTAACTGAAACCAAAAGGTGGAAATCGGTGATGAATGCACGCTAGTGAGAAACCTTTTAGGAGCTGAATAGTTAGGTTATTAATTATCAATCCTGAGTAAATGAAATCTCTacaagtttttttcttttgtgaagGGCAAATggtcatttaattttttatgcTAGTATTTCGTAATGTTACCCCACATTTAATGCAACTTTCGGTTACATTCACATCCAGTACCACTATTCGGTTTCTTCGACTcctttattctttggaaatGTCCTCCTTTTCAATAATGAATCTGTCTTTTGGAATTTTATAACAGAACAAAAAGAAATCCAAAGCTAACAAATGCTAAATCACTTTAAATGTTAACTTTTACTTCCTCCTTTCACTTTTTACATTCGTTTTATGTACTTTCACACATCTTTTAGCAAATCTCTTATAGgatcaaaaaaagtgtccacttaactcttttttttatcaaaaaaagtgtccacttattaaatcaagaaacaatgaaccttatctttccagatttgcccctattaagtgtatgtgatcaaatcccaatacctatttaattaagggtaatttagtcaatttacatattttttcttggaatgagtagtttcttaaggggtgtgcaaatggctaagtggactcttttttttatccgaaAGGAGTaataaatgaagttcataaTTTATCATCATACCTATATTAATTGGTGCTTAATTTTAATCAActtgaaaaaatgatttgaaattagTAATTAACGATATGGGTAgaacaggaaaaaagaaattgtgtTCTCTAGAagtgctaaaagtgacaagtaaaagtgaaaatctatttttagaatctttggataagtaaaagtgaacaaagAGAGTAATCGGTAGTAATTACAATTTTAGATAAGGAATAATTTGATCATTAATGCAGCTCAACGTGTGGTTGAAGATTCATGTAAGCATAAAtctttaatatttattatacggaaaagggccaaatatactccTGTAGTACGAGAAAAGGTTTAAATATATCCTTCATTATACTTTgggtctaaatatacccctgtcgttatactatgagttcaaatatacccctccaccGTTAAATTTGTCCAAAATAAACATCTAATCCTACATGtcaatgacatttgatgaggtggatgccacgtggcatgtcACCTCAGTGCCCTAACTCATTTTATCCCTCCCCTCTATTGTTCTACTACCACTAAAATTTTCTTCCCCTCCATTACCATTACCACCATTAAAGTCGCATCAAGTGAAGGTCAGCAGAAGCAGTTAGTCCAGAATTCAGAGGAATCAAGACTGTAAAGTAGCAACCATGAGATTTCCTTGTTTTCACTGTAAACTGTATTACTATTGGTGTCATCTAAGATCATTTAATTCGATGAAGCTCTCTCTTTTTTGGGCCCTTTGATACAGAGGATTTTAATTAACAACTTAATTGATGATGTACAACGCAACTAAGAACCGATATATTCTGAAAAGATCGTGCAAAGCAACACATGGAGTTCACTAGCTGATAATTTTTTCCCCTTGGAGAACACAGGTCCCGTACAGTGCTGGCAAATCCATCTCCATTTTTACTGTCATGGTGATAGAGGGAAGGAAATTTTAGCggtggaagaacaaatagaACGGAGGAGTAAAATGGGTTAAGGCactgaggtggcatgccacgtagCATTCatctcatcaaatgtcattgaCACGTAGGATTGGATCTCCACTTTGGACAAACTTAACggtggaggggtatatttgaactcatAGAATAACGGTAGGgttatatttggacccaaagtataacgaaaggtatatttaaaccttttgtcatagtacaagggtatatttggcccttttccgtttaataTATTAGATATTTTATTACATTTGGATTTACAGCAAGGGTAAAATTGTAATATAACTTTGAAATTAGaagcttcccacttttagtgTAATATAATTATAGCAGGTTTGCCTACTTTAACTTTCAATTTATCATATCGTATTTGTATAAACAATACTTGTTATTGTAACTTAACCCAATAGTATAAGAATATTATACACTTTCAGTGCCCAAACCTTAAATTCTTTTACTAATTTTTGGGGAAAAGACCAACTTTGCCCTTGTACTATCTGCAATGGCTCAATTTGGCCCTTTACACTTTTGGTTCATTCATATGCTTGCCTTAACAAATTGTCTCGTATTTGCTTTTGCCATTAACAGAACTCAAGCGTGAAATAGGTGGACTccatgttttcaaattttttgaagaaaagagtGTTCACATTTACGCCTCaactttgattatgatttaaaATTACCATCAAGTTGGACCTCCGCTAGAAATAAGGGCAAAAAGGAGACTTTTTCCTATAGGCTGGTAACTTATTCCATATTTTTGGCTCTAGCCAATGGTTGACCCGCCAAAAAGaagacaaactaaaaaggacACATCATCCCCATATTCTTTCCTTCgatatctttttttatttagaaataatttaattataaatttttattttacttttaatgagatgatttatggtCATAGATATtcttatgacttattttagatcacaagtttcaaaatctttctttctttcttaagttcGGTGCTCAGTCAAACATTGCCTtataaaatgggacggagggagttcTTGTTATTGTATAATTTAACACAGTGGTATAGGATATTATACACGTGCACAAACCTTAACTTATTTAACTAATCATTAATTTTAGGGGAAAATATCCAAATTTATCATTGTACTATCCAAAATTGCTCAATTTTTCCTTCCTTTAAACTTTTCATCCGTTTCACACCCTCGCCATTAAAAATCATATCGTTGTTTCCCTTGTCATTAATAGAACTTCAACATAAAATAGGTGGACTTTACATGTCAAAAAATTTGAGAAGTAAaatccaaatttgcccctagatATTTTATTATGATTTAAAATTACGTTCAAGTTGGAGATCCGTTAAGGATCAAGGTCAAATTGAGATATTCTCCTaatcaggggcggagctagtTCATCGGGTGCGGATTCGATCGAAATCAGTAACTTTGGTCCGAACCTTATGTTTGTATTAAAAAATCCACTGaacatataaaaattattaatttagagaaaatacacaaatacccccctcccccccccccccaacgtatactcgAATTAATTAtaacgcacccaacctttgcagGCGATCTATTTACCTccggccttattttttctgtatttttctACCCTTTTTCGACTGACgtgatacaaaaaaaaattaatgttcaGTTGCACAGTGGAGAGTATTACACACTCTCCGCCACGTCAGTGTCACATCACTAAActcttcctcctcttcttcttcattaaaCCCCCCATTAAGTTTattttcttcatcactaaacccttcttcttcttcttcatttcaagaaatcaaccaattaaccattaaaccctccattaattttatctttttcatcactaaacttttcttcttcttcttcttcttcttcttcttcttcttcctcttcatttcaagaaatcaacaaacccattttttcctccattaacacacataCATTCCATGTACCAAATACGAATGAACAAATGTTTTCTATGTTCCATGATCCAGTAATTTCTAGGAAATTAGCATGAATCCAAGGGTTgttgattatgtgttaaaaagTAATCATTGGGTAAACAGAGAGGGGTAACCACCCTTGCAAAGAAAATCCCTAAAACTCTCTGTTTTGCCTCATTTTCTTACTGAGCTAATTTTTCTTTGCTGGGGAAATTCTTGGTTTGTCACCAAATGATTTTCCACCTTTAACTTTAGATCTTTTCTTGGTATATATACACGCACTGTTGACGGAAGAATCTAGAGGGGTTATGTGGTTTTCAAATTTGCTGAAGTTTTGAACCAGAATATACTGATTTCATCTTGTAAAGGTCGTATCTTTGTATTGGAATTAAAGGGATTATAGCAGAATATATAGCGGATTGCATTGATTGGTTGAAAAGTAGGATCTTGTGTTCAgtgttttttttctcttgaggATGAACTCTCTGTCGATTGCTTCTTTTCCGACCCATGGAAATTTGAATGTGTGTgctaatggaggaagaaaatgggctgaatgtgtgtgtgttaatagaGGAAAAATATGGATTGAttgattttttgaaataaagaacaagaagaaaggttgagtgatgaagaatataaaattaataGAGAGTTTAACTGttaattagaggttaattagtgtaaatataattaataaaagaaaaatcaaatgaaaaaaaaaaagaaaagtggcACCAATGTTTAGTGATGTGGCGCCGATGTGAAagagagtgtgcaacactcgTGCAACTGGGCATCTAATATTTTTTGTGCCACGTCAGCCAAAAAAGAGtataaaaatacagaaaaaataaggtcAGGGGATAATAGGTCGCTCGCAAAGGTTAGGTGAGTCATAATTAATTCGAGTATACGTTGGAGAGGTATATGTGTATTTTCTCATTAATTTAGAACCCgataactttaaaaattaaaattccaAACCCATAAATGTTAAATTCTGACTCCGCCTATGCTCCTAATGACTGGTAACTTATTCCGTATTCTGGCTCTAGCCAATCGTTGACCTACCAAAAAGAAGACagaaacaaaaagaatattCCATCTCtatattcaaatttttattgaacagatttaaaaaaaaaaaaaaaaaaatctttgccTCTTTAATTAATGGTTTAGTCTAAGGAGATGACATTCAAAGAAGTTTGCTGTCAAAGTACAGTGCAATTTAATATTCTCAAAgaaaatgcattaaaataaaattagctgTCACCACTTGTTGTCAGAAAAATACATTGGAGTAGAAACCCAGGCATAGATAGACATAGACTCATTCAAAATACTCTCTAGATTGATTAAATATAtgattaatttttaaaagtcaAATCATTATTGGAGTCTTTTAATTCGGCTAATCTACAGTCAATGAAGGTGGTAAGCAAAATACTCTTCATTTTTATATTTGCACTTGCAGCATTAAAGGTCCCCACTTGTTTGTCTTTTATTTTAGTTGTTATATTGTTTTATAATCTTTAATGCTTGATTCTGGAATTATTGGTACAAGATAAGAAAGTcaagaaaaagacaaaaatggtcccttacaTTTGGGGGCAGGTTCATAGTAGTCCCTTGAATTTCTTCCAAGCAGTTCTAGTCCTTTAAGTTTACCAAAAGCGAGCACTTTTGGTCTCCTTCAAATGTTTAACAAACTCTGCCTGTTAGGTTTTACAAGAATTGTGGGAAAAAACAAAGACTTAATGGGAACTCACATTGGGAGTGCCATTTTGTAGTTTTTTTCTTGTATCTTTGGTGTCTGGAGTAGTTATTTAAATGCAATTTTTGGTGCTTGATGCAGTTTATAGTCTTACAATTTTTGGGATTTGACAGAATTTTCCTGATGTTACATCTAATAGGCAGAATTTGTTAAATATTCGAAAAGTGGTAAACTTAAAGGACAAAAACTGCTCAGAAGATATCTTTAAGGGACTACTTTTGAACCTACCTtcaaacttaagggaccatttttgtcatttctcaAAGAAAGTCCAAACTCGAGTATAAGAGAGATTCTGAGTGAGCAAGAGAACATTTTGGGCAATACTCATATTTTGTCTATAATAACTTTTCTACTTATGTATGTATACTTGTTGAAGTTTTTAGAGTTAGAATAATGGCTGCAGCCTGTTTTTCTGTTATGTTCTTTATgtttcatatgcttatcttcAACTTAGTTAAAGCTGACAGTAAATCTTGTCCAAAAGAGTTCAATTGTGGAAGACTTGGTAACATGAGTTATCCTTTTTCAGAATTCAAGAAACCTCATTGTGGATTATCCAAGATTGATTGTAACAACACTCTTCAACATCCAAAAGTTGAGCTTGAGGGAGTGTCTTATAATGCTTACAAAAAGTGGCTATGGGTTAATGGTATCGATCTTTCGGACTCGATTCTTGAAGGTTATTTGGCTAACAGAAGTTGCAAATCCTTTGAAAGGAACTTATCTTTTCCCAATACTCCTTCTGTTTCATTTGGAGTTTACAACAATATCACTTTGTTTAAGTGCATGAATGTTAGTGAGGAGATAAGTGATTATTTTCGACGTTATGAGAACTACTCAAATTGTGATGGCTTTAGCATATACTATCATAAACCAGGAACAGATGGAAGACATAATATTCCAGCTGATCTTCCTGCAAATTGCTTGATTATTCGATTGCCTTTGAAGTATCTTTCATCGTCAGAACCGATTCCTAATGATTTGTTCGACCTGTTAACTTCTAATTTCACATTAGATTGGGAAGTGTCTAAAGATTGTTCCAAGTGTATCTATAGAGAAGGGCAATGCCAAAGTGACAGTAAAAATGACTTCTTTTGCTCCAAAGGTATTGGCATATAAGATACTTGTTTGTTATCTGTTTAGATCTTATTTCAATCTTGGAATGATTTGAATGTCTGTTATTTGGTACCTTATGGTAATGTGGATGAATGTACTTTCGTATCAGTCTTATTATGACTAATTAAACTATCATTTGTGTGTTCTTGCAGCAGCAAAAAGAAATTTAGGACTGATTCTAGGCACAGGTACTTGTCTATAATCAATAACTTTTATGTGTAACCCTATGTTGCCCGGAGTATTCAAAAATGACGATGAGTGCGTGTCTGATCCTCGAAAACTAGTGAttttttgaaggatccgacacgggttTGGGAGCATTTTTGGAGAGTACGAGCAACATAGCTGTGTAACTAGACTTGCACAGAGATCTCCTATTGTTCCTCAAACTTAGAATACTTTGATATGTTAAAGGGTATTATACATCCATTTCAATGccgaccccactttgtgggatttcactgggtatgttgatgatgtttaaTGCCACAACTGTAAAATGTAACCTGTTTAATATCTCATTCTGCTCTGCAGTGCTTGGTGGTTTATTTTTTATCATAGCAATCAGCATAGTGATCTTTATAATATGCTGTTGCAAGAAGGATAATAGAAGTTTTTCAAACATTCTTCCAAGAAGCACCCCTTCGGAGCCCTCAACACAAAGCTACGAGTTAGACAACGGGTTCTTTGGGGTTCCCATCTTCTCTTATGCTGAACTTCAACAAGCTACTATGAATTTTGATTCCTCCCGAGAGCTCGGGGATGGAGGATATGGAACAGTGTATTATGGTAAGACACTTTATAGAAGCAATCATCAATTTTGTTGAAGTGTGTGAcaatctcatctaaaagcttaagcttttagagAGAGCACACTTCAATTTAATTATATCCTCACCAAATTCTATAAAGCAGGTGCCTAGCCatcacttttcttcttttttttgttgattcTAATTCTTGTATGCCACAAAACTAGGGAAACTTCAGGATGGGAGAGAAGTTGCAGTAAAACGCCTCTACGACCACAATGCTAGGAGAAAGGAGCAGTTTGTAACTGAGATTGAAATCCTAACAAGGCTCAGGCACAAAAATCTTGTCACTCTTTATGGTTGCACGTCTAAACTCAGCGATCAACTCCTACTTGTTTACGAATATGTCCCTAATGGAACGATTGCTGATCACTTGCACGGTCATAAGGCGAATGATTGCTGGCTCACATGGCCAATCCGCATGAAAATTGCTATTGAAGCTGCTAGTGCTCTGGCTTATCTGCATGCTTCTGATATAATCCATCGCGATGTGAAGAGTAACAACATACTACTTGACCAAAACTTCTGTGTCAAAGTAGGAGATTTTGGACTTTCAAGACCTCATCCAACTGATATTTCACACATATCGACTGCACCTCAGGGTACCCCTGGATACATCGATCCAAAGTACCACGAATGTTACCAGCTAACCGATAAAAGTGATGTTTATAGCTTTGGGGTAGTCCTCGTTGAGCTGATATCATCCATGCCTGCAGTGGATTTCAGTAGACATAATGAAGAGATTAATTTGTCTAACTATGCAATTAACAGGATTTTAAGGTGTGCATTCAACGAGTTGATAGACGCAACTCTTGGTTTTCAGTCAGATGCAGAAGTTAGGAGGATGACTACTTCAGTAGCCGAGCTATCGTTTCGATGCTTGCAATTTGACAAGGACATGAGGCCTACTATGGTTGAAGTACTAGAAACATTGGAAGAGATTCAAAATGGTGAGTTTAAAGATGATAAGAAAAGGGAGGGTAATGGAAACACTAAAGAGAGTGTTCAAGTCCCTCTTTCACCTGAATCAGAAGTAGATGTATTATTGAAGAAACTCAACAAGTTTCCAACATCACCAAATTCTGTAACTCAAGCGTGGATTAGTGGCTCTAGTATAAGTACCACTAGTACGTGAGATTCATAtgctttttttctctttttttttttttttccgagtTCACGTTGATAAGCAGAAATACACAGAAAATTGAGCAAAGCCATAACATTAACTGAATATTATTGGGTACCTGTTTCATGCTCGTTCGTTCTGGTTGTTGCCTCTGAGTCTCTTGCTCGTATTAAGCCCAGCCTTACTATAAGTTGGTAGCGGCACTGGGTGAACGGTCTATCCGTCCTTAAATGGTATAACCAACCATTCTAGAGGAACAGTTGGTTTAGTAATTTCTAGCCTTCATCTATCTAGTGTCTCATCCATTTTAGATGGGACCTAGAAATTCAGAGGTGGAGTCaggattttgagtttatggGTTATGAATTCTAATCAACTAACTCAGTTCTGGATAAATTATTTACACATATTAAGTAGATTTTTAACACAGATACAGTATTTGAGCCAAAGCTATTTGGTTCTGCCGAACCCGTAAGTCGAactgt contains these protein-coding regions:
- the LOC132067640 gene encoding LEAF RUST 10 DISEASE-RESISTANCE LOCUS RECEPTOR-LIKE PROTEIN KINASE-like 1.1 isoform X1 — its product is MAAACFSVMFFMFHMLIFNLVKADSKSCPKEFNCGRLGNMSYPFSEFKKPHCGLSKIDCNNTLQHPKVELEGVSYNAYKKWLWVNGIDLSDSILEGYLANRSCKSFERNLSFPNTPSVSFGVYNNITLFKCMNVSEEISDYFRRYENYSNCDGFSIYYHKPGTDGRHNIPADLPANCLIIRLPLKYLSSSEPIPNDLFDLLTSNFTLDWEVSKDCSKCIYREGQCQSDSKNDFFCSKAAKRNLGLILGTVLGGLFFIIAISIVIFIICCCKKDNRSFSNILPRSTPSEPSTQSYELDNGFFGVPIFSYAELQQATMNFDSSRELGDGGYGTVYYGKLQDGREVAVKRLYDHNARRKEQFVTEIEILTRLRHKNLVTLYGCTSKLSDQLLLVYEYVPNGTIADHLHGHKANDCWLTWPIRMKIAIEAASALAYLHASDIIHRDVKSNNILLDQNFCVKVGDFGLSRPHPTDISHISTAPQGTPGYIDPKYHECYQLTDKSDVYSFGVVLVELISSMPAVDFSRHNEEINLSNYAINRILRCAFNELIDATLGFQSDAEVRRMTTSVAELSFRCLQFDKDMRPTMVEVLETLEEIQNGEFKDDKKREGNGNTKESVQVPLSPESEVDVLLKKLNKFPTSPNSVTQAWISGSSISTTST
- the LOC132067640 gene encoding LEAF RUST 10 DISEASE-RESISTANCE LOCUS RECEPTOR-LIKE PROTEIN KINASE-like 1.1 isoform X2 — translated: MAAACFSVMFFMFHMLIFNLVKADSKSCPKEFNCGRLGNMSYPFSEFKKPHCGLSKIDCNNTLQHPKVELEGVSYNAYKKWLWVNGIDLSDSILEGYLANRSCKSFERNLSFPNTPSVSFGVYNNITLFKCMNVSEEISDYFRRYENYSNCDGFSIYYHKPGTDGRHNIPADLPANCLIIRLPLKYLSSSEPIPNDLFDLLTSNFTLDWEVSKDCSKCIYREGQCQSDSKNDFFCSKAKRNLGLILGTVLGGLFFIIAISIVIFIICCCKKDNRSFSNILPRSTPSEPSTQSYELDNGFFGVPIFSYAELQQATMNFDSSRELGDGGYGTVYYGKLQDGREVAVKRLYDHNARRKEQFVTEIEILTRLRHKNLVTLYGCTSKLSDQLLLVYEYVPNGTIADHLHGHKANDCWLTWPIRMKIAIEAASALAYLHASDIIHRDVKSNNILLDQNFCVKVGDFGLSRPHPTDISHISTAPQGTPGYIDPKYHECYQLTDKSDVYSFGVVLVELISSMPAVDFSRHNEEINLSNYAINRILRCAFNELIDATLGFQSDAEVRRMTTSVAELSFRCLQFDKDMRPTMVEVLETLEEIQNGEFKDDKKREGNGNTKESVQVPLSPESEVDVLLKKLNKFPTSPNSVTQAWISGSSISTTST